A single Corticium candelabrum chromosome 12, ooCorCand1.1, whole genome shotgun sequence DNA region contains:
- the LOC134187818 gene encoding uncharacterized protein LOC134187818, giving the protein MEKIVNDLIFQNDTDTSIALEIHQALPSDKSLSELLQKPKQLQRRLTQQHMTSISSYMIEHSCSPRDAARLHSLKGKGAGAWIAAIPESANFALQPYEFRLACLLRLGLEIPAVSCIEKCECDANLDNTGYHLLTCKKGGGPVWSHDSIVSEWSDCLRHLQIHHKREPRDRYTDNNNRPDIAVFDAGSGTNVELDVALAHPWAKDTLFQASKREAAAAANRENRKLTKYSQVTLPGASSLTLVPLVFEHFGHWGERATRYLQELSTRSTDDDGNKNANEFMCYWRKRFSTALQRCNARTIARKLSRLLSMSSSNVKNYHTQFCVH; this is encoded by the coding sequence ATGGAGAAGATAGTAAACGatctcatttttcaaaatgacaCTGACACTTCAATTGCACTGGAGATACATCAGGCCCTACCATCAGACAAGAGTCTTAGCGAGCTACTTCAAAAGCCCAAGCAACTACAAAGAAGGCTCACTCAACAACACATGACTTCTATTTCCAGTTATATGATTGAACATTCTTGTTCACCTAGAGATGCAGCCCGCCTTCACTCCCTAAAGGGTAAAGGTGCTGGTGCCTGGATTGCTGCTATCCCAGAATCGGCAAATTTCGCACTTCAACCTTACGAATTTCGTCTGGCGTGTTTGTTGAGACTGGGTCTGGAGATACCGGCTGTGAGCTGCATCGAgaaatgtgaatgtgatgcTAATCTGGATAACACAGGGTATCACTTACTCACCTGTAAGAAAGGCGGTGGTCctgtgtggtcacatgactccATTGTGTCCGAatggtctgattgtttgagGCACCTGCAGATCCACCACAAACGCGAACCTCGAGATCGGTacactgacaacaacaatcgtccagacattgcTGTCTTTGATGCGGGCTCAGGCACCAATGTAGAGCTTGATGTAGCCTTGGCTCATCCTTGGGCAAAAGACACATTGTTCCAAGCTTCTAAAAgggaagcagcagcagctgcaaacaGGGAGAACAGGAAGTTAACCAAATATAGTCAAGTCACTCTCCCTGGTGCGTCTTCCTTGACACTTGTTCCACTTGTATTTGAGCATTTTGGCCATTGGGGAGAACGAGCCACCAGATACCTACAGGAACTATCAACCAGGTCGACGgatgatgatggcaataagaatgctaatgaattcatgtgttactggagaaaacgattctcaacagcgctacaacgttgcaatgctaggactattgcaaggaaactatcacgccttttatctatgagctccagtaatgtaaagaactatcatactcagttttgcgtacattag
- the LOC134187819 gene encoding NAD(P)H-hydrate epimerase-like, which yields MARSQIKYLSQEDAQQLDQELFNEYCYSVDQLMELAGLSVAATVAKCYPIGQLQPERVLVCCGPGNNGGDGLVAARHLRIFGYNTSVFYPKRTDKTLYKNLTTQCERFEIPFLDTLPDSAADVDKQYGLVVDALFGFSFKGNVRPPFDRVLSILKDIKAPVVAVDIPSGWHVEDGNPEGLQPDCLVSLTAPKECARHFQGRFHFLGGRFVPPGIQAKYHLSLPPYAAAEQCVELPRTL from the exons ATGGCTCGTTCTCAGATAAAATATTTGAGTCAGGAAGACGCGCAGCAGCTTGATCAGGAATTATTCAACGAATATTGCTACTCTGTTGATCAACTGATGGAACTTGCAGGCCTGAGTGTAGCAGCTACTGTGGCTAAGTGCTATCCGATTGGTCAGCTGCAGCCTGAGAGAGTTCTTGTTTGCTGTGGACCGGGAAATAATGGAGGAGATGGTCTCGTTGCTGCAAGACATCTAAGAATattt GGCTACAACACTTCAGTTTTCTACCCCAAACGCACAGACAAGACACTTTACAAAAATCTCACCACTCAGTGTGAGCGTTTCGAAATCCCTTTCTTGGACACTCTACCCGACTCTGCAGCTGACGTGGACAAGCAGTATGGCCTTGTTGTTGATGCACTTTTTGGTTTCAGTTTTAAAGGCAACGTTAGACCGCCATTTGACCGAGTACTATCTATACTTAAAGACATCAAAGCACCTGTTGTTGCAGTTGATATTCCGTCag GATGGCATGTCGAAGATGGCAATCCTGAGGGTCTTCAACCCGACTGTCTCGTCTCACTGACGGCCCCTAAGGAATGTGCTCGTCACTTCCAAGGTCGTTTTCACTTTTTGGGAGGACGCTTCGTTCCTCCTGGAATACAAGCAAAGTACCACCTTAGTCTACCTCCTTATGCCGCTGCTGAACAATGTGTCGAACTTCCAAGAACTTTGTGA